From Mycobacterium colombiense CECT 3035:
CTGCAGCATCAGCTTGGTGGCGTGCGGCTCGCTGTAGCCGAACAACTTCTGGAACACATACGTCACGTAGGTCATCAGATTCACCGGGTCGTCCCAGACGATCGTGACCCACGGACTCGCCGTGGTCTCTGCCGGAGCGGACTCTCGTTGTCCTGTAG
This genomic window contains:
- the clpS gene encoding ATP-dependent Clp protease adapter ClpS, whose protein sequence is MVVMSAPTKPGTTGQRESAPAETTASPWVTIVWDDPVNLMTYVTYVFQKLFGYSEPHATKLMLQVHNEGKAVVSAGSRESMEVDVSKLHAAGLWATMQQDR